One genomic window of Anaplasma centrale str. Israel includes the following:
- a CDS encoding ABC transporter substrate-binding protein, translated as MVNVNITTGGVALHTLPRGLVMYRRYAAGAGYVVAVCLAFMSLGGFTTRFETCSNHREICGFIETLKAQVYSIVSQGGETVDALLEDVVNSALDLNGIAKFAMGSHWKVADSSQRGRFISTYGRYIRGVYTRQLRMHAFHMMRIMSVRLAGDDTYAVRVRLAKRGYGDDFIVIEFHVVDNGKLGICDMKINNFISTAVTQRSIVDDIIKKYGIEGAISHFEIENKKAPMNSIGGLRPKSAGTGS; from the coding sequence ATGGTTAATGTTAATATAACAACTGGTGGTGTAGCATTGCACACGCTTCCCAGAGGATTGGTGATGTACAGGAGATACGCCGCTGGTGCGGGCTATGTTGTGGCCGTGTGTCTTGCCTTTATGTCTCTCGGGGGGTTTACTACCCGCTTCGAAACGTGCAGCAATCACCGAGAGATTTGCGGCTTTATTGAAACTCTCAAGGCGCAGGTGTACTCCATAGTTTCGCAAGGCGGCGAAACCGTTGATGCACTGCTTGAAGATGTTGTAAACAGTGCCCTAGATCTGAATGGGATCGCGAAATTCGCTATGGGGAGTCATTGGAAAGTTGCTGACTCCTCGCAGCGCGGGAGGTTCATTAGCACATATGGGCGCTACATAAGGGGCGTGTATACTAGGCAGTTGCGCATGCATGCATTTCATATGATGCGGATAATGTCTGTGCGACTTGCGGGTGATGATACCTATGCGGTCAGAGTAAGGCTTGCCAAAAGGGGATATGGGGACGATTTCATCGTGATAGAGTTCCACGTTGTTGATAATGGCAAGCTTGGAATATGCGATATGAAAATCAACAACTTCATCAGTACTGCTGTAACCCAGCGGTCGATAGTTGATGATATAATCAAGAAATACGGCATAGAGGGGGCTATCTCTCACTTTGAGATTGAAAACAAGAAGGCCCCCATGAACTCAATAGGTGGCCTGCGTCCAAAATCTGCTGGTACCGGTTCCTAG